The following are encoded together in the Flavobacterium haoranii genome:
- a CDS encoding exo-beta-N-acetylmuramidase NamZ family protein has protein sequence MIPKLFFKNTFLFLVLVVFSCGNSISSKKAKGKRQKANIEVLNSARTDNNINLEKPIILGADNSVKYLSILKNKKVGIVTNQTGILSDGTHLVDFLLDQKVEVTKIFAPEHGFRGTADAGEHVANGKDSKTGLPIISLYGNNKKPKPEQLEGINVVIFDIQDVGARFYTYISTLLYVMEACAEQNIPLLVLDRPNPNIAIVDGPILEEEFKSFVGMHKIPVLHGMTIGEYAKMINGEKWLDPSTGSGRGIQCKLTVIPCENYNRNMSYTLPVKPSPNLPNDQSINLYASLCFFEGTNVSVGRGTNKQFQIYGSPFLPIQKFSFIPKPNEGAKDPLYNNKECYGEDLSGIKKINRLELNWLLKAYNETADKSKFFNSFFTKLAGTKKLQQQIESGISEKEIRASWQEGLKQFKEMRKQYLIYE, from the coding sequence ATGATTCCGAAATTATTCTTCAAAAATACATTTTTATTCTTGGTTTTAGTTGTTTTTTCATGTGGAAATTCGATTTCAAGTAAAAAGGCAAAAGGTAAAAGGCAAAAGGCAAATATTGAAGTTCTCAACTCCGCTCGAACTGACAATAATATAAATTTAGAGAAACCAATAATTTTAGGAGCTGATAATTCCGTAAAGTATTTGTCAATTCTCAAAAACAAAAAAGTTGGCATTGTAACCAATCAAACTGGGATTCTTTCTGATGGAACACATTTAGTTGATTTTTTATTGGACCAAAAAGTTGAAGTTACTAAAATCTTCGCTCCAGAACATGGTTTTAGAGGAACTGCCGATGCTGGCGAACATGTTGCAAATGGAAAAGACAGCAAAACTGGTTTACCTATTATTTCACTTTACGGAAACAACAAAAAACCAAAACCCGAACAATTAGAAGGAATAAATGTTGTGATATTCGATATTCAAGATGTTGGTGCGAGATTTTACACTTATATATCTACACTACTTTATGTAATGGAAGCTTGTGCCGAGCAAAATATTCCGTTATTAGTTTTAGACCGTCCAAATCCTAATATTGCTATTGTAGATGGACCAATTCTTGAAGAAGAATTTAAAAGTTTTGTAGGAATGCATAAAATTCCGGTTTTACATGGCATGACCATTGGTGAATATGCTAAAATGATAAATGGTGAGAAATGGCTTGATCCTTCGACAGGCTCAGGACGGGGAATTCAATGTAAACTAACTGTAATTCCTTGCGAAAACTACAATAGAAATATGAGTTATACTTTACCTGTAAAACCTTCACCCAATTTACCAAATGATCAATCTATAAATTTATATGCGAGTTTATGTTTTTTTGAAGGAACGAATGTAAGTGTTGGTCGTGGCACCAATAAACAATTCCAAATTTATGGTTCTCCTTTTTTACCAATTCAAAAATTTAGTTTTATTCCGAAACCAAATGAAGGAGCAAAAGATCCTTTATATAATAATAAGGAGTGTTACGGAGAAGATTTGAGTGGAATTAAAAAAATAAATCGTTTAGAATTGAATTGGTTATTAAAAGCTTACAATGAAACAGCCGATAAATCGAAATTCTTTAATTCGTTTTTCACCAAACTTGCCGGAACCAAAAAACTACAACAACAAATTGAAAGTGGAATTTCAGAAAAAGAAATTAGAGCTTCTTGGCAAGAAGGTTTAAAACAATTTAAAGAAATGAGAAAACAGTATTTGATTTATGAATAA
- a CDS encoding PH domain-containing protein — protein MKKIFPSKVDIALPILFVVTSIPAIVVGVRDKDLMVFVIMIATFGFMMYLLYDTNYTITEGNLKVHSGFIVNKNIPISEIKCIRKTDSLLSAPASSLTERIEVLYESKKSIIISPKDRKEFIEELLKQNSEIEVEV, from the coding sequence ATGAAAAAAATATTTCCCTCAAAAGTTGATATTGCTTTACCAATTCTATTCGTTGTAACTTCTATTCCTGCAATTGTGGTTGGAGTAAGAGATAAAGATTTGATGGTTTTTGTAATAATGATTGCAACATTTGGGTTCATGATGTATTTATTATATGATACAAATTATACGATAACTGAAGGTAATTTAAAAGTGCATTCGGGATTCATAGTCAATAAAAATATTCCAATTTCTGAAATAAAATGTATAAGGAAAACAGATAGTCTTTTAAGCGCACCAGCTTCTTCACTAACGGAAAGGATTGAAGTTTTATATGAAAGCAAAAAATCTATTATTATTTCTCCAAAAGATAGAAAAGAATTTATTGAAGAATTGTTGAAACAGAATTCTGAAATTGAAGTTGAAGTTTAA
- a CDS encoding YkgJ family cysteine cluster protein, with protein MTNPRIDILQKLAKDKHNENKKYFDKLKKKAPKNLDYIMQDLHDAEFKRTDCLDCANCCKTTGPLFTTADIERIAKHLRLKPQQFIEQYLRIDEDKDYVLQSVPCTFLDSDNKCFIYDVRPKACREFPHTDRNKFYQISNLTLKNVAICPAAYNIVEEMKKKLPL; from the coding sequence TTGACAAATCCACGAATTGACATATTACAAAAGTTAGCCAAAGATAAGCATAACGAGAATAAAAAGTATTTCGATAAACTAAAAAAGAAAGCGCCTAAAAATCTCGATTATATAATGCAAGATTTACACGATGCAGAATTTAAACGAACTGATTGTTTAGATTGTGCGAATTGCTGTAAAACAACTGGACCGCTTTTTACTACGGCTGATATTGAACGCATTGCAAAACATTTACGATTAAAACCCCAACAATTTATTGAGCAATATCTTCGAATTGATGAAGATAAAGATTATGTATTGCAAAGTGTTCCTTGTACTTTTCTAGATAGCGATAATAAATGTTTTATTTACGATGTTCGTCCGAAAGCTTGTCGCGAATTTCCGCATACCGATAGAAATAAGTTCTATCAAATTTCAAATCTAACTCTGAAAAATGTTGCAATTTGTCCGGCAGCATATAATATTGTAGAAGAAATGAAAAAGAAATTGCCTTTGTAA